A region from the Aphis gossypii isolate Hap1 chromosome 1, ASM2018417v2, whole genome shotgun sequence genome encodes:
- the LOC114129852 gene encoding uncharacterized protein LOC114129852 yields the protein MTTMDYNLNDYMELARYDLKQKQIQNWININSNQPEHSKHSSQSELYEEEKKSMFTTVNNFMTELIIDKDRLKDSRLYLTISEEKMMLDDFNARIKTAHDIINLLNGLIHIEKTTWISSNPNGTNQKQKFKELKKKINWMEKSIDLAVKRYNEMRVFLNLPKDDLYSEIKTQTKPFQLDYMSKQKRQEIERKFTFKETELILPDLRSPMELLNSRIVDHGIRPTYRFLRRNTSGQQFIYNYSCSLFGMYVEGSGTSKYEAKKNTAAEMLRSIIRKQKSRTLSSHIRPFNDRELRDMSPLIKFKANHVETLNNECVKNLYQLPIYTLLSQPKNDYRLANHYSVQCNAMDLVAIGHSNKRSTAKQMAAQNILNLREKLFSKKIFS from the exons atgacAACAATGGActacaat ctGAATGATTACATGGAATTGGCTAGATATGatttgaaacaaaaacaaatacaaaactggataaatattaattcaaatcagCCAGAACACTCAAAACACTCAAGTCAGTCTGAATTATACGAAGAGGAAAAAAAGTCAATGTTTACGActgtcaataattttatgactGAGCTCATAATCGATAAGGATCGTTTGAAAGATTCTA gATTGTACCTAACCATTTCTGAGGAAAAGATGATGTTGGATGATTTTAATGCGCGCATAAAGACAGcccatgatattattaatctacTAAATGGTCTGATACACATAGAAAAGACTACTTGGATATCATCAAATCCTAATGGAACTAATCAAAAACAAA aatttaaagaattaaaaaagaaaataaattggatGGAAAAATCAATAGATTTGGCTGTTAAAAGATACAATGAAATGagagtatttttaaatcttccaAAGGACGATTTGTATTCAGAAATAAAAACTCAAACAAAACCATTTCAATTAGATTATATGTCTAAACAAAAAAGACAAGAAATA gAACGTAAATTTACATTCAAAGAAACAGAACTCATTTTACCTGATTTGAGATCACCAATGGAATTGTTAAACAGTAGAATTGTAGATCACGGTATCAGGCCAACTTATCGGTTCCTTAGGAGAAACACATCGGGCCAACAATTTATCTACAACTACTCATGTTCATTGTTTGGGATGTATG TTGAAGGAAGTGGTACCAGCAAGTATGAggcgaaaaaaaatacagctgCTGAAATGTTGCGTtcaattataagaaaacaGAAAAGCCGAACTCTTTCTTCCCATATAAGACCTTTCAATGACagaga GTTAAGAGACATGAGCCCGCTGATTAAGTTTAAAGCAAACCATGTGGAAACATTGAACAATGAATgcgttaaaaatttgtatcaaTTACCAATTTATACACTTCTATCACAGCCCAAAAATGATTACAGGCTGGCAAATCATTATTCAGTGCAATGCAATGCAATGGACTTAGTTGCAATAG GACACAGTAACAAAAGATCGACAGCTAAGCAAATGGCCGCACAAAATATCTTAAACTTACGggaaaagttattttcaaaaaaaatattctcttaA
- the LOC114129804 gene encoding E3 ubiquitin-protein ligase Siah1: MAENTSISNNSGIVEFNHHLVTDQETRMSGSGGSNSGGTSIGNPTASVGTVSVLLPSGGGTKRRSAVGSNSSHNGGSASNSASISADLASLFECPVCFDYVLPPILQCQSGHLVCSTCRPKLNCCPTCRGPLGNIRNLAMEKVASTVMFPCKYSSSGCPVSLLHSEKVEHEELCECRPYTCPCPGASCKWQGGLEQVMEHLMVAHKSITTLQGEDIVFLATDINLPGAVDWVMMQSCFGHHFMLVLEKQEKYEGHQQFFAIVQLIGSRKQCENFAYRLELNGHRRRLAWEATPRSIHEGVSTAILNSDCLVFDTSTAQLFADNGNLGINVTISTNV, from the coding sequence ATGGCAGAAAACACCTCCATTTCCAATAACAGTGGTATTGTGGAATTTAACCACCATTTAGTCACTGATCAAGAAACAAGGATGAGTGGATCTGGTGGATCAAATAGTGGTGGAACATCAATTGGTAATCCAACTGCTAGTGTTGGCACTGTCAGTGTTTTATTACCAAGTGGTGGTGGGACAAAGCGAAGAAGTGCTGTAGGCAGTAATAGCTCTCACAATGGTGGATCTGCTTCAAATTCTGCATCTATATCAGCTGATTTAGCGTCACTTTTTGAATGCCCTGTTTGTTTTGATTATGTGTTACCTCCAATATTGCAATGCCAAAGCGGACATTTAGTTTGTAGTACATGTCGACCAAAACTCAATTGTTGTCCAACATGCCGTGGTCCACTTGGAAACATACGCAATTTAGCCATGGAAAAAGTAGCTTCAACAGTCATGTTTCCTTGTAAATATTCGTCTTCGGGTTGCCCTGTATCATTATTACATTCTGAAAAGGTCGAACATGAAGAATTATGTGAATGTCGCCCATACACTTGTCCATGTCCAGGTGCTTCGTGTAAATGGCAAGGTGGGTTGGAACAAGTCATGGAACACTTAATGGTTGCACATAAATCTATAACAACTTTACAAGGAGaagatatagtatttttagcaACAGACATAAATCTGCCTGGTGCAGTGGATTGGGTCATGATGCAATCATGTTTTGGCCATCATTTTATGCTTGTTCTTGAGAAGCAAGAAAAATATGAAGGACACCAACAGTTCTTTGCTATTGTTCAATTGATTGGCAGCCGAAAACAATGTGAAAATTTTGCTTACAGACTAGAACTTAATGGACATCGAAGACGTTTAGCATGGGAAGCTACACCAAGAAGTATACATGAAGGAGTTTCAACagcaattttaaattcagacTGCTTGGTGTTCGATACAAGTACAGCACAACTCTTTGCGGATAATGGAAATTTAGGAATTAATGTTACAATATCAACAAATGTGTAA